The stretch of DNA CCACTGATTCAGTGCATCGGCTCCAGTCCCTTTAGCAACCCATCTGTGTGCTAGGATTTCTCCATACTACTCTGTACATCGATTTACTGTCACACCTGAAACAATAACCAATACCAAACAgatattcctctctctctctctctctctctctctctctctctctctctctctctctctctctctctctctctctttctctctctctctctctctctctctctctttctctaacttttcggcatgtttgtctgtgagtctgtgtgtccaTGCCAGCGTAAACTGTGGTCGTTTTCAGACTAATAAACAAAGAAGCCAGTGTTCTGAGAAGTTTATAGAAACGACGGGGCACTGACCCTGTGTATGAGAGGGGAGAAAGGCaaagggcagagagaaagagagagatggagagggggaggagaaagatggTGGACatttggatggagagagagatggaggtaaaGCAGACTCCAAACAGTTTCCCAGAACAGTGTCATGGATCATAAAACTATAAAACTGTATTTTCAGACCTATAAAATATTCATACTGGGATTGCATACATCCTGCACCCTTTGAGACAGTCATGTCTAAGAGGGTTGAAATCCCAGCACCAATTTGATTCTCTGAAAGCCAAACTACTGATGATGCTAAATGATTCCCATACGCAAACCATTGTCTTTTTAAAGCACGTTTTATAAGGTCATGTATAGTGACCAGCCATGCCAGCCAATGTTGTCTTTGTGATGCCCAATTTTTTTTCATGAAACAGATTTATTTCAAAACGTCCTCACAGTAATGATTAAGATATAATCATTTATTCTCCCAGTGTGACCCCAATGGTGGGTGTACAAATGTGGTTTGTTCCACGACCAGTAATTCTCCTTCCTCCAATCCCAGCAATTCTACGAGGTTCCCATCGCCATGAAGGCTGTGTTTGACTACGTGGACACGTTCTCCTCTCGTATCCgggagatggaggagcagaagaAGAACGGAGTGGAGTGTAAGAAGGAGGACAAGCCCAGGTCACTCGAGAACTTCCTGTCCAGGTATCCTGCCTTTGCTCAGACACATTagtcatactgtacacacaaacacacacagacacaatcagaGGTGCAGTGGCCTTTTGAGCTCGGTCAAAATGGGTCCGATCATGAAACGTATGGGTTGAATCTATGAACACACATAGCCCCTCTCCCATTAAACTGTACATAACTCGCCAGGGAGCATGCACCTGTTTCTCTGGTCACAGTTATCGCCTGGATCACAATGCACACTACTTTTATGAGGTCAACTTGGCTCCCCTCAGATGcttaactgtgtgtttgtgtgtgttcttaagtctgtgtgtgttcagcagtaACTTAACTCATTTCAGGAACAAGTCACTTTTATTATAATGCTTTGTGACTGATTGACTCTCGTAACGGAAAAAAAACGACACATCATATGTTTCTACGGAGACGTGAATTCCGTTCAACCATTCCGCACACCGTTTCAGGTTCCGTTGGAGGCGTCGCCTGTTTCTTATCTCCGCCCCTAACGATGAGGAGTGGGCCTATCAGCAGCAGCTTTATGCTTTAACGAGCCAAGCCTGTAACCTGGGTAAGTCAGCGCATCAACAATCTATCACAAAACACAGCCTATCAGCCTGACCAATCGTCATGAATCGCCTTTTCCTTTCCCCGTTCCACTGCTCTGATCTGTATTACAACAGCATTCCAGTGTCGTGATAGCAagccatttggcaaccttttccGACTGTCTGGAAACTGTAACAGAATTACTCAAAAAGTGCTTTATTTCAACAAacatagatacagagagacgTTGTTTATCTACAGACCGAGGATTTCCCTCATCTGTTTTCTTGGCTGGCCTCAATTAttccttttttcttctctctctctctctgcttctctctctctctctctctctctctctctctctctctctctctctctctctctcccactctttctcactcacgtTGTTCCTCTTCTGCCTGTTTCCAtttatctgcctctctctctctgcctctctctctctctctctctctgcctccctctctctctctgcctccctctccctctctctctctctctctctctctgcctctctctctctctctctgtctctctttcatgcTCTCTACCACCATCCAACCAAGAGCCAGTCCTGCTGACTGTGCTGGGAGGTTTTGCCGCAGTATTCAGCTGTTGGCTCTCACCTCTCTTCGCACAGCCCAGCCCTCTGTTTCATGTGGCTGTGGCAGCTTCTCTGTCCCCGCTCTGCTCAGCAGCCCTCCCCATTCCCCTTTCGTCAACCAAACACACCCAAGCATGGTTCTAATTATATCTTGAATCCACACTGTGTGAAGAAACGAGATTGGCGTTCTGTGTGCTGCGATGCAATAAACAGGTTGTGATCGATACTCGATGGATCAAATTTGTGATTTGCTATTCCTCGACGTTCGAATGTGTAAACGTTTCGTCTCTGTTTCCTGTTGTTCTCCCTATGGCGGGCGTTGCCATGGTGACCCAGGCCTAAGACACATCTCCATTCTGAAATTGGTCGGCATGGACGCAGCAGATATGGGAGGCGTCTTGGAGCTCTATCCTATCAATGGTAAGACACCTTTAATGTCAACCTATAGTATGTATTACATATAGGAACTGGCtttctgaaaaacaaacaagacgcacctacagtgcacacacacacactccatgtcAAAGTCGGGTGCTCTACAGTGCTCTTTGATGCAGATTTGTGGTGTTTTGTTGACACAAGCAGCTTTGCTCAGCTGCTGCACTGAACCAGCCTACAGACGCAGCTTGTGCCCCCTGTTCCTCCAGTCAACCACTGCTGCTGACCCAGTTCTACTCCAGACTTCCACCCCTGCTTCTCACCCAGCTTTGCCCCCtgtcccacccctccacccctgcttgTCACCCAGCTTtgcccctctgtccctcccctccacccctgcttctcacccagctctgcccccctgtccctcccctccacccctgcttctcacccagctctgcccccctgtcactcccctccacccctgcttctcacccagctctgcccccctgtccctcccctccacccctgcttctcacccagctctgcccccctgtccctcccctccacccacccagctctgcccccctgtctatcccctccacccctgcttctcacccagctctgcccccctgtccctcccctccacccctgcttctcacccagctctgcccccctgtccctcccctccacccctgcttctcacccagctctgcccccctgtccctcccctccacccacccagctctgcccccctgtctatcccctccacccctgcttcTCACCCAACtctgcccccctgtccctcccctccacccctgcttctcacccagctctgcccccctgttctacctccctctctgggcccTGTTCTGTTCTTACCATTGATCTCCACCTCAAAGACACGCTGAGGCAAACACAGATAATCCATGAAtccatccatccccctctccctccctccactcctcccctcaccaGGCAGCGCCACCGTGGATCGAGAGGGTCTGTCTGCCACCCTGGTGAAGGACATCAGGAACTACTTCCAGATCAGCCCGGAGTACTTCTCCATGCTGCTGGTGGGCAAGGATGGCAACGTCAAGTCCTGGTACCCCTCGCCCATGTGGTCCATGGCCATCATCTACGACCTGGTGGACTCCATGCAGCTGCGGCGCCAGGAGATGGCCATCCAGCAGTCCCTGGGCATGCGCTGCCCCGAGGACGAATACGGGGGCTACGGATACCATCACCATGGTTACGACGGCTACCAGGATGCCTACCACCAGGGCTACGGTTACTAAGATGGGGTTTGAAGTGGGTGCGGTCTATATAGTGCCTTTCTGTTGTAGGATTTAGTTGCCAATGGAATGAGGAAGTTCCATAGTGGCTTCTGGTCGTTACTCTCGCCCCTGTCCCTAGTCAGCACTCATCTGGGCCTGGGGTTCCTAAAATCTTTGTAGCACTTATAAAAGGCATTTACCATATTGCTTACACGTATACAGTTCTTTTACATCTGTAAGAACCTAGAACCCGTACTGGAACTAGGCAGCTCCTTGAGTTCAATTCTCAAGTCTTTATACTTCTCCTTTCTGTTCAAGCCAACACTGTTTGGATGAGACATTTTGCTTCACTTCGCCTTCCTGGCTCAAGTCTCCCTCTCAATGTGGATCTGTCTTCTGGAGATAAAGACTAAAACAAGACTAAGCTTGTGTAGCTATTTATTGATTTGTTATCATGAGTCAAGGTAAATCGATATCTGAGATCAGCGATACAACTGGTTGGGGTAAAGCTCCCACATAAAAGTTTCCTCTCTTTTAAAAAGTTAATTTGCTACTGTATACATTGTTCTTATTTATACTGTGTTGTGCTATTTGACCAATTAAACTGTGTTTACAACCAGTATTCAACCCTGAGTGGAATATGTTGTTCACCAACCAGGCTGTTTATACAGTCATTCATTTACAGTGACTACATACCTACAGCTCCTCCTGGTGGTATCACttgaaaatacaatttaaaaactTCCCAGGCAATTGAAAGATACTTGTACAGAAAACAAATATTCATTTCACAGACAATAGCATTGATTGTCTGATAATAGTTGTTCAGATTGGCAAAATCAGTGGTAAAGGTATTGTTACTTACTGTTACTTAAGTTAGAATAGCAAAGCATCAGTTCAAGATAACACTTAACTTTCTGTACATTGATCACAACTATATtatctatatatatacacaatttgtatataaataatatactcTTTGTAGTATAAATCATTAATGATTCCATTGTCTGTTAATACTCTGCAGAAGTATACTGAAGCTGTATGGTTAAATACAAATGGAAACAGTAGAAGACAAGATTGACCTTTCGTGTGTAAACCAAACCCAGAGATGTGACGCTCAGCCTCCATATAATCAGTTGTCTGTACATGAACACTGATATGGACCGCTACAGGTCAAGGTCACCAGCCAGTCACTACTCTTGTGATCACAGGAGACACACAAGGCTTCCTTCAACAGCAGTATCTTTCTTCCACGCCAATATAATGTTCCCAAAACACCGCACtgatacaaaacaaacaaaaaaacactgaaactgAAAAAAGACTAACATCCTCTGGACATGAATTCTAGATGAATCCTTTTAGCTTCCACCACATGAATACCATTTCAGAAATACGGGCAATCATTAAGCCTAAAACTGTACAGAGCAGTAATAAAATGTAATTACATTATCATCATACAGCATTATCATCATAAAGACAGGCACAAACGTTCAATAAAAGCTCTCGTGACAAAAGGTTCCTTGTGGTGGACACTGATGTCACACAACCACAAGGAGAATGTCGATTGAGATGTCACAGTCCAAGACCAATATTTCCATTCCCAGCGACGGCTGCAGTGCTGCCTTCAGAAGGTGCTATAAAGACTCCTCCTCTGATTCGCTGTCTGTGGCCTTAGGCAGCATCGGCAGCTCCTCCCCATCCTACCCGGCAACACAAACCGAATATCACACAcagttcttttttttgggggggggggggggggctttagtCTCAATACGGCTTTTGCATATTGATTAATACCGTGTTCTACGTTATGGATTTTCATTCAAAATAGCCATCCTATTATTATGACTACATGACTTCCAGTACATGCATGATATACTTTTATATACATTATGTTTTCCCCCCCCCTAAAGGCAACAACTGATGTTCCTTCGGGGAAAAATGTAAAGTGCTTTTACTCACCGTGTGCAGCCTCTTCAAACTGACACACCATGAGTAACGTAAGGGCAGCCTTTCACCTGAACGGTCTAACATGGCATATCGAGGAAGGGCTCccaccctgacagacagacaccatgGACGAGAGGGCTCTGGGCCTTCAACACGTCAGCCTACTTAACTCCCATTAGCACCATAGCTAGCTACAGCTTCTTCATATTACATCAACACAAGCCGTGCCCCTCACAAAGCCTCCACTCATAGCTAGGCCTTCCCCTCATCCGAGGCCCATAACTCTCCACCTAATGTATTACATCTTATCTGGTTAACGTGGTTATCTGACCGCGGGGCAATGGCAACAGCCTGAATCCTCTTTTCATTACAGAGAATCAGCGCTGCTTCCGCTCAGGCCAAATCACGTTACACAGGAACGAGCCGTCGCTGTGAATGGGTTTGCACGCGGACGTGCTTCTATACAGGCCAACGCACCGACCCCCCGTCATTTGCTTCGTCGCCGTTTGGCGGTCAGAATCTTTCATTTCGTTTGATCTCGAGGCGGTACTAAccgcttgtgtgcgtgtgcacgtgtgcgcggttccgtctctcctcacccctcgtGACCTCTTGGTGACCTCCCCGTTGGAGATGCGCAGCGTCTCCCTCTGCAGGGCGTACTCCGGCTCGGCGGCTCGGCTGCCGTTGTACACGAAGATGGCGAGCAGCACCACGGGCGCCTGCAGGAAGAAGTCCCGCGACGGGCTGAAGTCGAAGAGGAAGAGCGACAGGGCCGTCACCAGGACGGTGGTGATCTGGCCGCTCAGCACGTGGAACATGTTGTCCCGGAACTTCAGGATGAAGGCCACCGACAGACCCAGGGCGGCTGGAAGCGGGGCGGGAGAGAAGATGGGGATCGGGGGTTCATGGGAATGGATACGGCTGAATCCTATCGATGTCAGTTACTGCGGTCGCGACGAATGGACCATATGGAATGGATGGGGTTAGTCGTACATCTATCCGAGCATCGAGGAAGCAGGGGAACGAGTGGTGCATGTGTACCGTAATGTGTAGTAGTGTTTGGGACCCACCAGTGACCAACACCAAGCCCAAGGAGTAGATGTTATGGCCGTAGAGGAGGCCACAGTGCACAGTAAGACCCCTGGCCTCTGTCCCCAGCGTCAGTGTCAGCCCGTTGAACACAACACCAAACACATACCTGCAACACCACgtgaagacaaaaacacacatcgaCTTAATCCTGGAACTTGCCTCGTCACCCTAGGTGGCTGGAGGTTCAACCTCGGGCCACAGTCGGACCGATCGTGCTCGGTCTAGCCGCGTCGTTTCAGACGTGGCGTGGGGTTTTTCCGGCGTACAGTTTGCTGTTCTGTATGAAGATGCTCTCGGCGAGCTGGTCTCCCTCCTTCAGGATCTTCTCGTTGTAGATGTTGGCCATGGAGGAGATGAAGCACTGGAGCACCAGGAGGACGTGCCCCATCCCCAGGGCGCGCAGCCTCGATAACACCCTGCCTCGCCATGCCTCGCCTGGCAGCGACGACACCCAGGAGGACTCGCTgagcgggagggggggacacAGGGACGccgggaggaagagaggggagagaagggagaggatgagCTTCTGGGAAGACAGGTTCTGTTCACTCGTGCTATCCGTccgtccctcttcctctctggcatctgtccatccctctatccatgCCTTTATTCGTCCATCCATattttcatccatccatccatccgtctaCCTGCTGTTGCTCCTTTGTTGCTCCAGCTGGGTGTAGAGCAGGCAGCTGTTTGTCGGTGTGGTCAGGGGGCCGGGGTGAAGGCCCGGCACTGCCATGGCGTGCTGGCTGCCCCCCGAACCCATCGTCAGGGAGACGATGGACAGGAAGAGAATCAAAAGGGAGGCCCACTGGACCCAGGACAGGCGCCTCCTGGTGGGTGAAGGGGAACGACAGCTGATGACGAGCCGGACTCACTGAACACACTTTAGCATTGAGACCTGAACAGGTCGTCTGAAGCTGTTTAATCCACATTCTGGATGTGAGGTACAACCTTTAGCGTCATCAACACAGATATAGTGTGCCCAGACCGGTTGAAAACATGAATGAGTTGTCACTTACTTCAGCACAAGCCTGAAGAGAATGGCTGTTGTCAGGATGACAAAGTTAGAGAACAGAACTGCCATGGCCTAAAGTAGGTCAAGGAACAGAAAACAGAGGTCAGACACAGAGAAGTGATCAGCAGGTTTGTTTATACAAAGACACACCAACAAGGATAGAGCAAAACAACTGCCCAAAACACAATCGGTAATCATTTGAAGGACTTGGAAGGATTTCAAATGATATCCGGCCCTCGGAAAGATTCCAACCCGAGCACGCGGAAGAACTCACAGGCTGCAGGTAGGTCATGACG from Hypomesus transpacificus isolate Combined female chromosome 23, fHypTra1, whole genome shotgun sequence encodes:
- the slc35a5 gene encoding probable UDP-sugar transporter protein SLC35A5 isoform X1, which gives rise to MPCCRPCPWLCSRSSAYTLALGLGFVALGTSRILLLKFSVNAENKYDFLPASVNLLAEGLKLFFCLVMSLRVIIKEGRSCREQGCSSGPSLLSFMKWSVPAFLYFLDNLIIFYVMTYLQPAMAVLFSNFVILTTAILFRLVLKRRLSWVQWASLLILFLSIVSLTMGSGGSQHAMAVPGLHPGPLTTPTNSCLLYTQLEQQRSNSSESSWVSSLPGEAWRGRVLSRLRALGMGHVLLVLQCFISSMANIYNEKILKEGDQLAESIFIQNSKLYVFGVVFNGLTLTLGTEARGLTVHCGLLYGHNIYSLGLVLVTAALGLSVAFILKFRDNMFHVLSGQITTVLVTALSLFLFDFSPSRDFFLQAPVVLLAIFVYNGSRAAEPEYALQRETLRISNGEVTKRSRGVRRDGTAHTCTRTQADGEELPMLPKATDSESEEESL
- the slc35a5 gene encoding probable UDP-sugar transporter protein SLC35A5 isoform X2 → MPCCRPCPWLCSRSSAYTLALGLGFVALGTSRILLLKFSVNAENKYDFLPASVNLLAEGLKLFFCLVMSLRVIIKEGRSCREQGCSSGPSLLSFMKWSVPAFLYFLDNLIIFYVMTYLQPAMAVLFSNFVILTTAILFRLVLKRRLSWVQWASLLILFLSIVSLTMGSGGSQHAMAVPGLHPGPLTTPTNSCLLYTQLEQQRSNSSESSWVSSLPGEAWRGRVLSRLRALGMGHVLLVLQCFISSMANIYNEKILKEGDQLAESIFIQNSKLYVFGVVFNGLTLTLGTEARGLTVHCGLLYGHNIYSLGLVLVTAALGLSVAFILKFRDNMFHVLSGQITTVLVTALSLFLFDFSPSRDFFLQAPVVLLAIFVYNGSRAAEPEYALQRETLRISNGEVTKRSRGDGEELPMLPKATDSESEEESL
- the slc35a5 gene encoding probable UDP-sugar transporter protein SLC35A5 isoform X3: MPCCRPCPWLCSRSSAYTLALGLGFVALGTSRILLLKFSVNAENKYDFLPASVNLLAEGLKLFFCLVMSLRVIIKEGRSCREQGCSSGPSLLSFMKWSVPAFLYFLDNLIIFYVMTYLQPAMAVLFSNFVILTTAILFRLVLKRRLSWVQWASLLILFLSIVSLTMGSGGSQHAMAVPGLHPGPLTTPTNSCLLYTQLEQQRSNSSESSWVSSLPGEAWRGRVLSRLRALGMGHVLLVLQCFISSMANIYNEKILKEGDQLAESIFIQNSKLYVFGVVFNGLTLTLGTEARGLTVHCGLLYGHNIYSLGLVLVTVTDIDRIQPYPFP